In Oxalobacteraceae bacterium OTU3CINTB1, the sequence GGCGCAGGTCGAGCAGGATCAGGTCGAATTTCAGTTTGGTCAGCTGGGCCAGCGCCTCGCTGCCGCAGGTCGCGGTCACCAGATGGTAGTCGCGGTCGCGCAGCAGCTCGTACAACGACGACAGCAGGCGCGGTTCGTCGTCCACCAGCAGGATGCGGGGCCAATTATCGGCGGCGTGGACGACGGGGGTGGGGTCGTCCGAACTCGTTTCTAGGGCGGCGTAGCCGGCGGGAGTCAGGTTCATCATGGCCTTAAACTGAATCCATCAACCGCGTTTGCACGCCGCCGACGGGACTGGAACTGCTACGCGCGGGCAGCAAAATTTCGAAAGTGGTTCCCGCTTTGCCGGAACGGCAGGTGATCAGACCCTGCATCTTCTTCACCAGGCCGTGGACGATGGACAGGCCCAGGCCATGGTGCGGGCCTTCCTTGGTGCTGCGCACCTGGGAGAACAGGTTGGCCAGCACGTCGGCCGACAGCCCCGGGCCGGTGTCGCCGATGACCAGCTCCAGATACAGCTTGCGCTCGCGGTTGACGTGGCCGCGGTTGGCGATTTCGATCTTGCCCCCGTCGGGCATGGCCTCGACCGCGTTTTTGATCAGGTTCACCAGGATCTGCTTGAGCAGGTCGGCGTCGCCCTCGATGTCGGCCGGCTCCTCCTGCATGCGCACGACGATCTGCACCGACGCCGGCACGAAGTCGGTGGCGCGGAACAGGCGCAGCACGTCGTCGACCACGCGCGCGACATCGGTGGCGTGGCTGGTTTCGGTCGGCTGCAGATCGGCCAGGCCGTTGATCAACTGTCCGACGCGGTCGATCTCCTCGTTCAGGATCGACATCTCGCCGACCACCGGCTCGCGCCTGGCCAGTTTACTGTCCAGGACCGACAGGTAGTTCTTGATGATCGACAGCGGGTTGTTCACCTCATGCACCACGCGGCGCGACGCTTCGCGGTACTCTTCGGCGACGTGGGCGATCTGACGCTTGGCGTGACCGCGCTCGCTGATGGCCGTCTCCAGTGCGGCAGCGGCCTGGGTGCCGAACGACTGCAGGAAGCGCGCGCGCTTCTGGTAACTGGCCATCTGCCAGGCCGGCGCGCCGCCGATCAGCACACCGAGACAGCGCTGGTTGGCCACCAGCGGCAGACATACCATGCTTTCGGTGCCGAGGATGCGGAACAACTGGTCCTCGGCCACGCTCAATGGCGGTTGCAACTGGCCGTCGCGGCTGATGATGGCCAGCTTGCGTTCCAGCGCGCACGCCGCCACCACGCCGCCCTTGTTGAGCGGGATGATGAATTCGGAAAAACGCTGCTGCTGGTCGCCGGTGGCGGTGCCGTGCAGCGCGTGGCCGGTCGGGTTCTCCAGCAGCACCAGCGCGTTCTCGAAATCGAACAGGATGCGCGCCGAACGCGTCATCGATTCGAGCAGTCCCGCCTCGCCGTTCTGGCGCGCGAAGGACTGGCCCATCTCGGACACCAGCACCATGTTGCGCACTTCCTCGGACAGTCGCTGCTGCACCGGATCGACCACCGGCGGCGCGTAGGCGGCCGGCACCGGCACGTCGTCGACGCCGGCCAGGTCGATGCCCAGGTAATCGGCCGACTTTTCCACCTGGCGGGCGGCGTTGTTGACGATCTGCTCGAGCAGTTCGCCATCGAGTCCGCACAGATAGGCGCCGTTTTCGATCGCCTCGTGCTGGTCGTCGTGGCAGCACAGCAGGTGCGCCAGGCGCACGATGCGGATCAGCGGATGCGACGACTCCAGGCGCGCCAGCGGCTCGTGGTGATACAGCACGCTGTCGGCCAGGAAGGAGTCCAGCTGCCAGCGCTCGATCAGCCAGGCGCCCGCTTCCGAGTGCGTGATCTGCAAGGTGCGCTGCTCGACGGCGCACAGGTCCTCGTCGTCGCGCGCCATGAAGTTAAAGCCGTATTCCTTGGGCGCTGCCGCCAGCAGCGCCAGGCGGCCGACGTTGTGCAGCAGGCCGGCCAGGTAGGCTTCCTCAACGTGCGGGTATTCCATCTTGCGGGCGATGTCGCGCGCGATGACGGCGGTCGTCAGCGAGCCTTTCCAGAAGCCGCGCAAATCGGTGCTGCCGGAATGGGGGAAGCTGTTAAAGGTCTGGAACACCGATTCGCTGATCACCAGGGTCTTGATCATGTCGGTGCCGAGCGACACCAGCGACTGCTCCAGGCCCACCGTGCGGGCGTTGCGGTGGAAGGCCGAGCTGTTGGCGACGGTGAGGATCTTGCTGGTCATCGCCGCGTCCTTGGCGATCAATGCGGCGAGCTCCGGCATGCCGGCGTCATCCGCCTGCAAGTGCTCGATCAACTTAATGAGTATCTGCGGCATGGCCGGCAGACGGGCAATCAGCAATCGATTGCGAATGTCATGGTCAGGTTGATGCATCGTATCCAGCTTTGCCGCCAGTGGTCGTCGAATAAGGAGAAGGTACTCAACGGCTCAGTACCGCAAAATAGTTATTTTTTCATCAGTATTTCAGGCAGGTTCGACGCTTGAAATTACGTTTGGAAAAGTTATATTAGCATAAAGTATCATGATAACTTGGCAGCTATCAAGCAGATATCGATCTTTCACTTTAAACTAATTCAATTTCCTACCGTAAACAAGTGTTAACCTGGATGGCGTAGAAGCATGCGCCGGTAATGGCGCGACGTCAACCATAAAACGAGAGCAGAGGCACTAAAAGCCAGCTGTCCTGCGGCTAACCACAGCACCGAGTGTGCTAGAAACGGCGCGATGACGCCCGCCACCAGCGCCCCGAGCATGGTCAGCGCGAACGATTGGCACGAGGCCACCGTGCCCCGGATGTGCGGGAACAGGTCCATCGCCAGCAGGGTGGCGGCGGGCGCCACGACCGACATGCCGAAGTTGTAAAAAAGCAGCGGAGCGACCGACCAGGGCAGCGCCGGCGGGAAAAAGAGGTGGTACAAAACGTTCAGCACCGGGGCCGCGATCAGGAAACAGAAGCCGATGCCGATCTGTCGCGAAAATGTCATTTTCCCGGCCATGCGGTTGGCCGCCAGCGCGCCCAGGAAGATCCCGGACACCGCCGGAATGAACAGCCAGCCGAATTGCGACGGCCCCAGGCCGAGGTGCTGGGGCAGGAATTCCGGCGCCGCCGCGATATACACAAACAGGCCGGCGAAGTTGAGCGCCACCACGCCGGACTTCATGAGGAACAGCGGCGAGCGCAGGATGTCGCCGTAATTGCGCGCCAGGTAGCGCGGGTTGAACGGCTGGCGCTTGTGCGGCGGCAGCGTCTCCGGCAGGCGCCGGTAGCAGTAGATGAACAGCAGGATGGTGTAGGCCAGCAGCGACAGGAAGATCGCCCGCCAGTCGAACAGGGTGACGATCCAGCCGCCGAGGATGGGCGCGACGGCCGGCGCGATCGAGAAGATCATCGTCACCAGCGACAGCAGGCGCGCGGCGGCGGCATCGTCATACAGGTCGCGGATGATGGCGCGCCCCACCACCACCCCGGCGCCGGCCGACACGCCCTGCATGACGCGGAACACCCACAGGTAATGCACCGTGTGCGCGGAGGCGCAGCCCAGCGTGCCGATGGCGAACATCACCAGCGACACCAGCACCACGTTGCGGCGCCCGAAGGCGTCCGCCAGCGCACCGTGCCACAGCACCATGGCGGCGAAGGCCAGCATGTAGAACGTCAGGCTTTGCTGCACTTCGAGCGGGGTGGCGCCCAGCGAGGCCTGGATGTTGGGGAAGGCCGGCAGGTAGGCGTCGATCGAGAAGGGTCCCAGCATCGACATCGCGGCCAGCATGGTCGCCAGTCCCGCCGCGCTGAGCACTTTCATGTGCGACGGCGGCGGCGGGGGGATGTCCTCGACAGGATCGGGCGGGAGATTGGCGGGAGGTGTCGGGAACATCGTTGGGGCCTTTTCTAGACTTTTTAGACTTCTTTGGGCTTTGCCGCTTCGCGGCGGTTGAAGCCCGCCACCATATCGAAGCGGAACAGGCGACATTCGAGCGCACCGTTGAAGAACGGCGTCTTGCGCGATTCCTTCAGGCGCAGCATCTTCGGCAGCCCCAGGTCGGCAGTGAACAGGAACACGGTCCAGCCGGCGAAACGCTGCTTGAGCGTGGTGCTTAGCGCCGAATAGAAACCGCTGGCCAGTTCGTCTTCCGGCAGCGAACTGTCGCCGCGCACGCCGATACGCTCGCCGTACGGAGGATTGGTCAGCAGGATGCCCGGGTGCTCGGTCGGCGCCTTCACTTCCTGCGCCTCGATCTGCTTGAGCGGCACGTCGAACATGATGCCGGCGCACTTCAGGTTATGGCGGGTCATGGCCACCATGTCGCCCGAAATGTCGGAGCCGAAGATGGTCGGCGATGCCGGCAGCGGATTGGCCTTGATGGAATTCTTCATGTCGTTCCACGGCGCCGGATCGAAGTCGTTGAAGGCCTCGAAGGCGAAACGGCGGCGCGCGCCCGGCGGAATGCCCTGCACCATCTGCGCCGCTTCGCACAGGATGGTGCCGGAGCCGCACATCGGGTCGAACAGCGGCATGCCCGGCTTCCAGCCCGACACGCGCAGCAGGCCGGCGGCCAGGTTCTCGCGCAGCGGCGCGTCGCCGGTTTCCTCGCGCCAGCCGCGCTTGAACAGCGCCTCGCCCGAGGTGTCCAGGTAGATGATGAACTGGCGCGCGTCGAGGAAGCCGACGATGCGCATGTCCGGTTCCTTGGTGTCGACCGAAGGACGTTTGTCGAACTGGTCGCGGAAGCGGTCGCAGATCGCGTCCTTGATCTTCAGGGTGGTGAACTCCAGGCTTTTCAGCGGCGATTTGACGGCGGTGACATCGACGCGGATCGTATGGTCGTAGGTGAACCAGTCTTCCCACTGCTGCGCCAGCACCAGGTCGTAGATGTCGTTTTCGTTCTGGTAGCCGGTGACGGCCATGCGCATCAGCACGCGCGAAGCGATGCGCGAGTGCAGGTTGATGCGGTAGGAGTCCAGCAGGTCGCCGGAGCAGTGCACGCCGCCCGGGACCTGATTGTGCACCTTCATGGTGGTGCTCAGGAGGGCGATTTCGCCCAGTTCTTCGGCCAGTGCCGCTTCCATGCCGCGCGGGCATGGGCAAAAATAGGATGCCATAGGTGTACCTTTTGTCCGTTGAAAAACCAAAAACCGGTGCTACTTTACTTCGTTACTGCTTTACTTCTGCATTGCCCGCTCGAGGAAGTCCAGGCGGTCCTGGCCCCAGAAGCTTTCTCCATCGAGCACATACCACGGCGAGCCGAATACATTGGCTGCGGTGGCGTCCTCGGTGTTGCGGTCGTACTCGGCCTGCACGCTGGCCGTCTCCGACGATTTGATCAGCGCGCGGCCATCGAGGTCGCAGCCGCCGGCGATCTGCGCCAAGGTGTCCTCGTCGCCGATGTTTTTCTCTTCGGCCCACAGTCCGCGCATGATGGCGCCGGCCAGTTCCAGCGCGACGTCGACGCCGTGCGTCAGGCGCGCGGCGATCACCATGCGGTTGGCCAGGTCGGGCGACACCGGGAAGAACTTCGGCTGCACGTTCATCGGCACGCCGAGGAACGCCGACCAGCGGGTCAGCTCGACCAGGCGGTAGGCCTGGCGCTGCGGCGCGCGCTTGGCCAGCGGCAGGCCGCCGGAGACGCCGAACACCTTACCCAGGTCGAAGGGGCGCACCTCGATCTGCACCGCGTGCTGGCGCGCCAGCGCGACAAAGCGCTCATGCCCCAGATAGGTCCACGGCGAATGAATGGCGAAAAAATACTGACAGACTTTGCTCATGACGCTCCAATCAGAACGGTTTGACGACAACCAGGATGACGATGGCCAACAACATGAACACCGGTACTTCATTAAACACGCGGAACCACTTGTGGCTGCGCGTGTTGACGCCTTTTTCGAACTTCTTCAGGATCGAACCGCAGGCGTGGTGATAGCCGACCACCAGCACCACCAGCAGCAGCTTGGCGTGCATCCAGCCCGGCATTTTTGCGCCGTACTGCATGTAGACCAGGATCGCGCCGAACACCACCGCGAACACCGACAACCACATCGAAAAAC encodes:
- a CDS encoding HDOD domain-containing protein, which gives rise to MHQPDHDIRNRLLIARLPAMPQILIKLIEHLQADDAGMPELAALIAKDAAMTSKILTVANSSAFHRNARTVGLEQSLVSLGTDMIKTLVISESVFQTFNSFPHSGSTDLRGFWKGSLTTAVIARDIARKMEYPHVEEAYLAGLLHNVGRLALLAAAPKEYGFNFMARDDEDLCAVEQRTLQITHSEAGAWLIERWQLDSFLADSVLYHHEPLARLESSHPLIRIVRLAHLLCCHDDQHEAIENGAYLCGLDGELLEQIVNNAARQVEKSADYLGIDLAGVDDVPVPAAYAPPVVDPVQQRLSEEVRNMVLVSEMGQSFARQNGEAGLLESMTRSARILFDFENALVLLENPTGHALHGTATGDQQQRFSEFIIPLNKGGVVAACALERKLAIISRDGQLQPPLSVAEDQLFRILGTESMVCLPLVANQRCLGVLIGGAPAWQMASYQKRARFLQSFGTQAAAALETAISERGHAKRQIAHVAEEYREASRRVVHEVNNPLSIIKNYLSVLDSKLARREPVVGEMSILNEEIDRVGQLINGLADLQPTETSHATDVARVVDDVLRLFRATDFVPASVQIVVRMQEEPADIEGDADLLKQILVNLIKNAVEAMPDGGKIEIANRGHVNRERKLYLELVIGDTGPGLSADVLANLFSQVRSTKEGPHHGLGLSIVHGLVKKMQGLITCRSGKAGTTFEILLPARSSSSPVGGVQTRLMDSV
- a CDS encoding multidrug effflux MFS transporter, whose protein sequence is MFPTPPANLPPDPVEDIPPPPPSHMKVLSAAGLATMLAAMSMLGPFSIDAYLPAFPNIQASLGATPLEVQQSLTFYMLAFAAMVLWHGALADAFGRRNVVLVSLVMFAIGTLGCASAHTVHYLWVFRVMQGVSAGAGVVVGRAIIRDLYDDAAAARLLSLVTMIFSIAPAVAPILGGWIVTLFDWRAIFLSLLAYTILLFIYCYRRLPETLPPHKRQPFNPRYLARNYGDILRSPLFLMKSGVVALNFAGLFVYIAAAPEFLPQHLGLGPSQFGWLFIPAVSGIFLGALAANRMAGKMTFSRQIGIGFCFLIAAPVLNVLYHLFFPPALPWSVAPLLFYNFGMSVVAPAATLLAMDLFPHIRGTVASCQSFALTMLGALVAGVIAPFLAHSVLWLAAGQLAFSASALVLWLTSRHYRRMLLRHPG
- a CDS encoding class I SAM-dependent RNA methyltransferase, with the translated sequence MEAALAEELGEIALLSTTMKVHNQVPGGVHCSGDLLDSYRINLHSRIASRVLMRMAVTGYQNENDIYDLVLAQQWEDWFTYDHTIRVDVTAVKSPLKSLEFTTLKIKDAICDRFRDQFDKRPSVDTKEPDMRIVGFLDARQFIIYLDTSGEALFKRGWREETGDAPLRENLAAGLLRVSGWKPGMPLFDPMCGSGTILCEAAQMVQGIPPGARRRFAFEAFNDFDPAPWNDMKNSIKANPLPASPTIFGSDISGDMVAMTRHNLKCAGIMFDVPLKQIEAQEVKAPTEHPGILLTNPPYGERIGVRGDSSLPEDELASGFYSALSTTLKQRFAGWTVFLFTADLGLPKMLRLKESRKTPFFNGALECRLFRFDMVAGFNRREAAKPKEV
- a CDS encoding 2-hydroxychromene-2-carboxylate isomerase, encoding MSKVCQYFFAIHSPWTYLGHERFVALARQHAVQIEVRPFDLGKVFGVSGGLPLAKRAPQRQAYRLVELTRWSAFLGVPMNVQPKFFPVSPDLANRMVIAARLTHGVDVALELAGAIMRGLWAEEKNIGDEDTLAQIAGGCDLDGRALIKSSETASVQAEYDRNTEDATAANVFGSPWYVLDGESFWGQDRLDFLERAMQK
- a CDS encoding CopD family protein produces the protein MLWIKALHIFFVICWMAGVFYLPRIFVNLAMETNAATTERLTLMARKLYRFSMWLSVFAVVFGAILVYMQYGAKMPGWMHAKLLLVVLVVGYHHACGSILKKFEKGVNTRSHKWFRVFNEVPVFMLLAIVILVVVKPF